One genomic region from Stackebrandtia nassauensis DSM 44728 encodes:
- the ispG gene encoding flavodoxin-dependent (E)-4-hydroxy-3-methylbut-2-enyl-diphosphate synthase — protein MSTINLGQLEPPSARQRTRRVLVGDVPVGGGAPVSVQSMTTTVTADVDATLRQIAELTAAGCQIVRVAVPSQDDAEALPAIARKSPIPVIADIHFQPRYVFAAINAGCAGVRVNPGNIRKFDDRVGEIARAAQAAGTPIRIGVNAGSLDPRLLAKYGGVCSEALVESALWECSLFEEHGFTDLKISVKHHDPLVMVRAYQQLSRQCDYPLHLGVTEAGPAFQGTVKSTAAFAILLHQGIGDTIRVSLSAPPVEEVKVGAAILESLGLRERRLEIVSCPSCGRAQVDVYKLTEQVQAAFEGFPIPLRVAVMGCVVNGPGEAREADLGVSSGNGKGQIFVGGEIVATVPDSRIVETLVDEALKIAEQRGMDSDGLQDAEGVGKE, from the coding sequence ATGTCCACCATCAATCTCGGGCAGCTCGAACCGCCGTCCGCGCGGCAGCGCACCCGGCGGGTGCTCGTCGGCGACGTGCCGGTCGGGGGTGGCGCGCCAGTGTCGGTGCAGTCGATGACCACGACCGTCACCGCCGACGTGGACGCCACCTTGCGACAGATCGCCGAGCTGACCGCCGCCGGTTGCCAGATCGTGCGGGTCGCGGTGCCCAGTCAGGACGACGCGGAAGCGTTGCCCGCCATCGCCCGCAAGTCGCCGATTCCGGTGATCGCCGACATCCACTTCCAGCCCAGGTACGTGTTCGCCGCGATCAACGCCGGGTGCGCGGGGGTGCGGGTCAATCCCGGCAACATCAGGAAGTTCGACGACAGGGTCGGTGAGATCGCGCGCGCCGCGCAGGCCGCCGGTACGCCGATCCGGATCGGTGTCAACGCCGGGTCGCTGGATCCGAGGCTGCTGGCCAAGTACGGCGGCGTGTGCTCCGAGGCGCTGGTGGAGTCGGCGCTGTGGGAGTGCTCGCTGTTCGAGGAGCACGGCTTCACCGACCTGAAGATCTCGGTCAAGCACCACGATCCACTGGTGATGGTGCGTGCCTACCAACAGCTGTCGCGGCAGTGCGACTATCCGCTGCACCTGGGCGTCACCGAGGCGGGGCCGGCGTTCCAGGGCACCGTCAAGTCCACCGCGGCCTTCGCGATCCTGCTGCACCAGGGCATCGGCGACACGATCCGGGTGTCGCTGTCGGCGCCGCCGGTGGAGGAGGTCAAGGTGGGCGCCGCGATCCTGGAGTCGTTGGGGTTGCGGGAACGTCGGTTGGAGATCGTGTCGTGTCCGTCGTGCGGGCGGGCGCAGGTCGACGTGTACAAGCTGACCGAACAGGTGCAGGCGGCCTTCGAGGGTTTCCCGATTCCGTTGCGGGTGGCCGTCATGGGCTGTGTCGTCAATGGACCGGGCGAGGCGCGGGAGGCGGACCTGGGAGTGTCGTCGGGCAACGGCAAGGGGCAGATCTTCGTGGGCGGCGAGATCGTGGCGACGGTTCCGGACTCCCGGATCGTCGAGACCCTTGTGGACGAGGCGCTCAAGATCGCCGAGCAGCGCGGGATGGACTCAGACGGTCTCCAGGACGCCGAAGGCGTCGGGAAGGAGTGA
- a CDS encoding 1-deoxy-D-xylulose-5-phosphate synthase: MTPDVLSLLAEPGAVRALAADRLPALAAEIRAFLVDRVCRTGGHLGPNLGVVELTIALHRRFDSPTDAIVFDTGHQSYVHKILTGRARDFGRLRQRDGLSGYPSRAESPHDLVENSHASTALSYADGLARVFALRGQSERYVVAVAGDGAMTGGLCWEAMNNIATAGHERLVIVLNDNARSYSPTVGGFAEHLRRLRSGDADGSMFGQLGLDYLGPVDGHDLAALDAALAKAKRAGRPTVVHVVTTKGHGHEPSERDEADCLHAVGVVDPDTGRPVKPTAATWTDVFGEEIAAIGETRQDVVCLTAAMLRPVGLAAFASRFPERVVDVGIAEQHAVCSAAGMATAGAHPVVCVYSTFLNRAFDQVVMDVALHRLPVTFVLDRAGVTGPDGPSHHGMWDSAVLPVVPGLRVAAPRDAAGLRELLREAVDVDDGPTAIRFPKASAGEDIPAVARVDGIDVLHRGSRSGLDVLLVAAGVMAGPCLDAARRLEAEGIGVTVVDPRWIAPVHPTLPHLAARHRLVVTVEDGNRTGGMGVQLAQACADAAVATPVRNLGLPRRFLEHGVRGELLAAYGLDGESVARHTREALTVGVATR, from the coding sequence ATGACCCCGGACGTCTTGTCCCTGCTGGCCGAGCCCGGTGCGGTCCGGGCGCTGGCCGCCGACCGGCTGCCCGCGCTGGCGGCCGAGATCCGCGCATTCCTCGTCGACCGGGTGTGCCGCACCGGCGGTCACCTGGGCCCGAACCTGGGGGTGGTGGAGTTGACGATCGCCCTGCACCGGCGCTTCGACTCCCCCACCGACGCGATCGTGTTCGACACCGGCCACCAGTCGTATGTCCACAAGATCCTGACCGGGCGCGCCCGAGATTTCGGGCGGCTGCGGCAGCGCGACGGTTTGTCGGGTTACCCGAGTCGCGCCGAGTCGCCGCACGATCTGGTGGAGAACTCACACGCCTCGACCGCGCTGTCCTATGCCGACGGTCTGGCCCGGGTGTTCGCGCTGCGCGGGCAATCCGAGCGGTACGTGGTGGCCGTCGCGGGGGACGGCGCGATGACCGGCGGGCTGTGCTGGGAGGCGATGAACAACATCGCCACCGCCGGGCACGAGCGGCTGGTGATCGTCCTCAACGACAACGCCCGCTCCTACTCCCCCACGGTGGGCGGCTTCGCCGAACACTTGCGGCGGTTGCGATCCGGCGACGCGGACGGCTCGATGTTCGGCCAGCTGGGGCTGGACTATCTCGGGCCGGTGGACGGGCACGATCTGGCGGCGCTCGACGCGGCGCTGGCCAAGGCGAAGCGGGCGGGGCGGCCGACGGTGGTCCACGTCGTGACCACGAAGGGCCACGGCCACGAACCGTCCGAACGCGACGAAGCCGACTGTCTACACGCGGTCGGGGTAGTGGATCCCGACACCGGCAGGCCGGTCAAGCCCACGGCGGCGACCTGGACCGATGTCTTCGGCGAGGAGATCGCGGCCATCGGCGAGACGCGCCAGGACGTGGTGTGCCTGACGGCGGCGATGCTGCGCCCGGTGGGGCTGGCGGCCTTCGCGAGCCGGTTTCCCGAGCGGGTCGTCGATGTCGGTATCGCCGAACAGCACGCGGTGTGCTCGGCGGCCGGGATGGCCACGGCGGGAGCGCATCCGGTGGTGTGCGTCTACTCCACGTTCCTCAATCGAGCCTTCGACCAGGTCGTCATGGACGTGGCGCTGCACCGGCTGCCGGTCACGTTCGTCCTGGACCGGGCCGGGGTCACCGGCCCCGACGGGCCCAGCCACCACGGGATGTGGGACTCGGCGGTGCTGCCGGTCGTGCCGGGGTTGCGGGTGGCCGCGCCCCGGGACGCGGCCGGGCTGCGGGAACTGTTGCGCGAGGCCGTCGACGTCGACGACGGGCCGACCGCGATCCGGTTCCCCAAAGCCTCAGCGGGCGAGGACATCCCGGCGGTGGCGCGGGTGGACGGCATCGACGTGCTGCATCGCGGCAGCCGGTCCGGTTTGGACGTTCTGCTGGTCGCCGCCGGGGTCATGGCGGGGCCGTGCCTGGACGCGGCGCGGCGGCTGGAGGCCGAGGGCATCGGTGTCACGGTCGTGGATCCGCGCTGGATCGCACCGGTCCATCCGACGCTGCCACACCTGGCGGCCCGGCACCGGCTGGTCGTCACCGTCGAGGACGGCAACCGCACCGGCGGCATGGGGGTTCAGCTGGCGCAGGCGTGCGCCGACGCCGCGGTGGCCACGCCGGTGCGCAACCTCGGGCTGCCCCGGCGGTTCCTGGAGCACGGCGTTCGCGGCGAACTGTTGGCCGCGTACGGGCTCGACGGCGAGTCCGTCGCACGACACACCCGCGAGGCACTGACGGTCGGTGTCGCGACGCGCTAG
- a CDS encoding 4-hydroxy-3-methylbut-2-enyl diphosphate reductase has protein sequence MSTHPPFELLITDHPATTVAGPLPQIGEIVVGTGIVDPGRTVLRAAPVLRGTLTRQGIPARGSDLGSYGGGETEVSMLTVTVEGQPIASLVVRYGDRAATQAATGVLERVRRAWRPRTVLLASPRSYCAGVERAIEVVERALERHGQPVYVRKQIVHNAHVVAELEKRGAVFVDELDQVPDGATVIFSAHGVSPAVRDDADSRGLAAIDATCPLVTKVHAEARRFADRGDTVVLIGHDGHEEVEGTMGEAPESMVLVESVADVERLRVPDPRRLAYLTQTTLAVEETEEIIAALRARFPALRGPGSDDICYATTNRQHAVAAIVDDCDLVLVVGSANSSNSRRLVELAERHGRMARLIDSAEDIELDWLTGADTVGLSAGASAPQILMDEVVETLAGFGPIDVVERVVTAEDQSFVLPREVR, from the coding sequence ATGTCCACACACCCCCCGTTCGAGCTGCTGATCACCGACCATCCCGCCACGACCGTCGCCGGTCCCCTCCCCCAGATCGGGGAGATCGTCGTGGGAACCGGCATCGTCGATCCCGGCCGGACCGTGCTGCGAGCCGCCCCGGTGTTGCGGGGAACCCTGACCCGGCAGGGGATTCCGGCCCGCGGGTCCGACCTCGGCTCATACGGCGGTGGCGAGACCGAGGTATCGATGCTGACCGTGACCGTCGAGGGTCAGCCGATCGCGTCGCTCGTGGTGCGGTACGGCGACCGGGCCGCTACCCAGGCCGCGACCGGGGTACTGGAGCGGGTGCGGCGGGCCTGGCGGCCCCGCACGGTGCTGCTGGCGTCGCCGCGGTCGTACTGCGCCGGGGTGGAACGCGCCATCGAGGTCGTCGAGCGGGCGCTGGAACGGCACGGCCAGCCGGTCTACGTGCGCAAGCAGATCGTTCACAACGCGCATGTCGTGGCGGAGTTGGAGAAGCGCGGCGCGGTCTTCGTCGACGAACTGGACCAGGTGCCCGACGGCGCGACGGTGATCTTCTCGGCCCACGGGGTGTCACCGGCGGTGCGCGACGACGCCGACAGCCGGGGGCTGGCCGCCATCGACGCGACGTGTCCACTGGTGACGAAGGTGCACGCCGAGGCCCGCCGGTTCGCCGATCGCGGTGACACCGTCGTCCTCATCGGCCACGATGGACACGAAGAGGTCGAGGGGACCATGGGCGAGGCCCCGGAATCGATGGTGTTGGTCGAATCGGTGGCGGACGTGGAGCGGCTGCGGGTGCCCGACCCGCGGCGGTTGGCGTACCTGACGCAGACGACGCTGGCGGTGGAGGAGACCGAGGAGATCATCGCCGCGCTGCGCGCCCGGTTCCCGGCCCTGCGGGGTCCGGGTTCGGACGACATCTGTTACGCCACCACGAACCGGCAGCACGCCGTTGCGGCCATCGTGGACGACTGCGATCTGGTGCTGGTGGTCGGTTCGGCCAACTCCTCCAACTCACGGCGGCTCGTGGAGCTGGCCGAGCGGCACGGCCGGATGGCGCGGCTCATCGACTCCGCCGAGGACATCGAGCTGGACTGGCTGACCGGAGCCGACACCGTCGGGCTCAGCGCCGGGGCCTCGGCGCCGCAGATCCTCATGGACGAGGTGGTCGAGACACTGGCGGGTTTCGGGCCCATCGACGTCGTCGAGCGGGTGGTCACCGCCGAGGACCAGTCCTTCGTGCTGCCCCGGGAGGTACGTTGA
- a CDS encoding polyprenyl synthetase family protein gives MRETDTVQHREAAGAGPVEEVLRRVRELCVPALRAAVAELEAPARRAAEYHFGWVDEAGRRVEANGGKALRPALTLLCAEAAGGQADEAVPAAVAVELVHNFSLLHDDVIDGDRTRRHRATVWAVFGRPTAILAGDSLLSLAFEVLAESRPAGVGVLAEAVTRLNDGQLRDMDLETRVDVSLAECRDMAARKTGALMAAACRLGAESGGADGERAGRFADFGGALGLAFQAADDLLGIWGDAQVTGKPVGSDLVNRKRSLPVTAALAGRAPYAGRLREWYRDGGTGTTPDAVGRPPSSSETGRSDAPTAAEIAEVTGWVERAGGRRWAVAAARRELDAGLAALERAGPLEPAAGRLRALAHHLTFRNR, from the coding sequence ATGCGGGAGACGGACACGGTTCAGCACCGCGAGGCGGCCGGGGCGGGGCCGGTCGAGGAGGTGTTGCGGCGGGTGCGGGAGTTGTGCGTCCCGGCGTTGCGCGCGGCGGTCGCCGAGCTGGAAGCACCGGCGCGGCGGGCCGCCGAGTACCACTTCGGATGGGTTGACGAGGCGGGGCGACGCGTGGAGGCCAACGGAGGCAAGGCTTTGCGGCCGGCGTTGACGTTGTTGTGTGCCGAGGCGGCCGGGGGGCAGGCTGACGAGGCGGTGCCCGCGGCGGTCGCGGTGGAGTTGGTGCACAACTTCTCGCTGTTGCACGACGATGTCATCGACGGCGACCGTACCCGTCGGCACCGCGCGACGGTGTGGGCCGTGTTCGGTCGTCCCACCGCGATCTTGGCCGGGGATTCGCTGCTGAGCTTGGCTTTTGAGGTGTTGGCGGAGTCGCGGCCGGCCGGGGTCGGGGTGCTGGCCGAGGCGGTTACCCGGCTCAACGACGGCCAGTTGCGCGACATGGACCTGGAGACCCGGGTGGACGTGTCGCTGGCCGAATGCCGTGACATGGCCGCTCGGAAGACCGGGGCGCTGATGGCGGCCGCGTGTCGGCTCGGGGCGGAATCCGGTGGGGCCGACGGTGAGCGGGCGGGGCGGTTCGCTGACTTCGGGGGCGCGCTGGGGTTGGCCTTTCAGGCCGCGGACGACCTGTTGGGTATCTGGGGCGATGCCCAGGTCACCGGTAAGCCGGTGGGCTCGGATCTGGTGAACCGCAAGCGATCGCTGCCGGTGACGGCGGCGCTGGCGGGGCGGGCTCCGTACGCGGGGCGGCTGCGCGAGTGGTACCGGGACGGCGGCACGGGGACGACGCCCGACGCTGTGGGACGGCCGCCGTCGTCCAGCGAGACGGGTCGAAGCGACGCGCCGACGGCGGCCGAGATCGCGGAGGTCACCGGGTGGGTGGAGCGGGCCGGGGGCAGGCGGTGGGCGGTGGCGGCGGCCCGGCGGGAGCTGGACGCCGGGCTCGCGGCGTTGGAGCGGGCCGGGCCGCTGGAACCGGCGGCCGGGCGGTTGCGCGCCTTGGCGCACCACCTGACATTTCGAAACCGTTGA
- a CDS encoding 4-hydroxy-3-methylbut-2-enyl diphosphate reductase — translation MGRSIWVEWFTTSGVSTGEVVVLEEFRHPRRGRVRSPARALIAAWLRRRGLRVRRGKLPLYGDGAQGDSALLCVSYLDETHGAAGFAVAVPGEDAGLRAMVESMVMAWVSVLRTRRVLLAGGEPWCVGGRRVVELVESTLDDGAELVHVVGDLAASPERRVALRERGVVPVTALDEVPDGARVVVGAAGIPEEQRVKAAKRGVRIVDGTCPHIASGKAQVRRYAERGDAVVLVGQRGHASTEALSGQAPDATLVVETTADVEQMRGGDGVSAVPVPSMAIGAVVPMLAALRRRFPKLPVQHPDQWCYQTQDRLATVRELAGTADVVFVLGPPESPETVRLLDVAASNAVAVGGLGDIEPSYLVDVGSVGVVVGGDASEGLRGELLTALGGLGPVAVSELRVQTRTMD, via the coding sequence ATGGGACGCAGCATATGGGTCGAATGGTTCACCACTTCGGGTGTTAGCACGGGTGAGGTGGTGGTCCTGGAGGAGTTCCGGCACCCTCGGCGGGGCAGGGTGCGGAGTCCGGCCCGGGCGTTGATCGCCGCGTGGTTGCGGCGGCGGGGGTTGCGGGTGCGGCGGGGGAAGCTGCCGCTGTACGGCGACGGGGCGCAGGGCGACAGCGCACTGCTGTGTGTGTCGTATTTGGACGAAACGCATGGCGCGGCAGGGTTCGCTGTTGCGGTGCCGGGTGAGGATGCCGGGTTGCGGGCGATGGTGGAGTCGATGGTGATGGCTTGGGTGTCGGTGTTGCGGACCCGGCGGGTGCTATTGGCCGGGGGCGAGCCTTGGTGTGTGGGTGGGCGGCGGGTGGTGGAGTTGGTTGAGTCGACACTGGACGACGGTGCGGAGCTGGTGCATGTGGTCGGTGATTTGGCCGCGTCGCCGGAGCGGCGGGTGGCGTTGCGGGAGCGGGGGGTGGTGCCGGTGACCGCGCTTGATGAGGTGCCCGACGGGGCTCGGGTGGTGGTGGGGGCGGCGGGGATTCCTGAGGAGCAGCGGGTTAAGGCGGCGAAGCGGGGGGTGCGGATTGTGGACGGTACTTGCCCGCACATCGCGTCGGGGAAGGCCCAGGTGCGTCGGTATGCGGAGCGGGGGGATGCGGTGGTGTTGGTGGGGCAGCGGGGGCATGCCTCGACCGAGGCGTTGAGCGGGCAGGCTCCCGACGCCACCTTGGTGGTGGAGACAACAGCCGACGTCGAGCAGATGCGGGGTGGTGACGGTGTGTCGGCGGTGCCGGTTCCGAGCATGGCGATTGGGGCGGTGGTGCCGATGTTGGCCGCGTTGCGGCGGCGGTTTCCTAAGTTGCCGGTGCAGCATCCGGATCAGTGGTGTTATCAGACGCAGGATCGGTTGGCTACCGTGCGGGAGTTGGCTGGGACGGCGGATGTGGTGTTTGTGTTGGGGCCTCCGGAGTCGCCGGAGACCGTTCGGTTGCTGGACGTCGCGGCGTCGAACGCGGTGGCGGTGGGTGGGCTTGGTGACATTGAACCGTCCTATTTGGTGGACGTGGGTTCGGTTGGGGTGGTGGTTGGTGGGGATGCTTCGGAGGGGTTGCGGGGCGAATTGCTTACGGCGTTGGGCGGGTTGGGGCCGGTTGCGGTGTCGGAGTTGCGGGTTCAGACCCGCACCATGGACTGA
- a CDS encoding DddA-like double-stranded DNA deaminase toxin gives MGSIEELTAAVRAALSTIAEGKTLTDKSRAALVDGTAALTGISRGSTSYRLRTMLEALTAAIQATERAEDVEAAVLDAMDAYLSEIAGGNAPARAGPKAPEPKQPGGSSSPRARDGRIDFRALLERLKAQGVVGLEGRSDDPIPDFDPKKQNPACYQGLAPRQKGKPVRGNLFFPDGRRWNDVALESSRGEPAFDLNIIKPEYRSLSPARGHLEGNVAAWMRSTFHQEMVLYINESPCRKHGKGCLYTLEHFLPRGYVLHVWSRNDRGEWRGNTFRGSGEAFTEGA, from the coding sequence GTGGGAAGCATTGAAGAACTCACGGCAGCAGTTCGGGCCGCACTGTCGACCATCGCAGAAGGCAAGACGTTAACCGACAAAAGCCGAGCAGCGCTCGTCGACGGCACAGCGGCTCTAACGGGGATTTCCAGAGGTTCCACAAGCTATCGGCTCCGCACAATGTTGGAGGCGCTCACCGCAGCCATACAGGCCACGGAGCGAGCCGAGGACGTGGAAGCAGCCGTCCTTGACGCCATGGACGCGTATCTGTCCGAGATTGCGGGCGGAAACGCTCCAGCAAGGGCAGGCCCCAAAGCTCCCGAACCCAAGCAGCCGGGCGGATCCAGCTCCCCGAGAGCACGCGACGGGAGGATCGACTTTCGTGCACTTCTCGAACGGCTGAAGGCGCAAGGCGTTGTGGGCCTTGAGGGTCGCTCCGATGACCCCATCCCCGACTTCGACCCGAAGAAGCAGAACCCGGCGTGCTATCAGGGTTTGGCTCCTCGGCAGAAGGGCAAGCCCGTCCGAGGGAATCTGTTCTTCCCGGACGGAAGGCGGTGGAACGATGTGGCGCTGGAGTCGTCGCGCGGCGAACCAGCATTCGACCTGAACATCATCAAACCTGAATATCGATCCCTCTCCCCCGCTCGTGGTCATCTTGAAGGCAACGTAGCGGCGTGGATGAGGAGCACCTTCCACCAGGAAATGGTTCTATACATCAACGAGAGCCCGTGCCGTAAGCACGGAAAGGGTTGCCTGTACACCCTTGAGCACTTCCTACCGAGAGGCTATGTACTTCATGTCTGGTCAAGAAATGACCGAGGAGAGTGGAGGGGCAACACCTTCCGAGGCAGTGGAGAGGCTTTCACGGAGGGCGCCTAG
- a CDS encoding recombinase family protein, protein MRPSIYGYMRIVARVSDPEEAERIRRELSEYAYREGFSLCDVFTEDSTCSESGFSAMLDALKESEVRDIIVPSLWHFARLPGLQEAMKHHVEHETGARIWVVQGESK, encoded by the coding sequence ATGCGACCGTCCATTTACGGCTATATGCGGATAGTGGCCCGCGTTAGCGATCCCGAAGAAGCCGAACGCATCAGACGCGAACTTTCCGAGTACGCCTACCGCGAAGGATTCAGTCTCTGCGACGTCTTCACCGAAGACAGCACCTGCTCAGAGTCGGGCTTTTCGGCGATGCTCGACGCTCTCAAGGAGAGCGAAGTACGGGACATCATCGTGCCGTCCCTCTGGCACTTCGCCCGTTTGCCGGGCCTTCAAGAGGCCATGAAGCATCACGTCGAGCACGAGACCGGCGCCCGGATATGGGTCGTGCAGGGGGAAAGCAAATGA
- a CDS encoding helix-turn-helix transcriptional regulator, with translation MASKRSRLAQRRKAAGFSQEKLAERLGVERSTVVRWETAETEPQPWLRLKLAQALGITTDDLHVLLDDVEYVTAGPSDRMDYVLEHPASVDLVAVAYLHERVRQLDESYDRSPSTALLGPAGQIHGQVAFLREQAKNPRVRKSLFEVEAESATVMGQLVWDVSQRRDHLGPIRYLDEAVNAAQQVRDPCVEAYAILRKSYVALYGENDPIKGLMVAQEAADVAEPCSPALNGLAMLHVAEGYAMSGNLNDCERALRAAEAQFDRVDDADVAAEYYSINEFTRLAGSCYLFLGLPERAEPILTQTVDALAGKKKSQAIALANLTLSLIRQRKLDEAADAMHRTIDAVELTRGGGGLNLAFAAGRELWQWRDQSWVGDINDRLLALMATI, from the coding sequence GTGGCGAGCAAGCGATCCCGTCTTGCACAGCGCCGCAAGGCCGCAGGATTTAGCCAGGAGAAGCTGGCCGAACGCCTGGGTGTTGAGCGCTCTACCGTCGTGCGTTGGGAAACAGCAGAAACCGAACCGCAGCCGTGGCTCCGGCTGAAGCTCGCCCAGGCCCTCGGCATCACGACAGACGACCTGCACGTCTTGCTCGACGACGTCGAGTATGTGACTGCCGGGCCAAGCGATCGCATGGACTACGTCTTGGAGCATCCCGCCAGCGTTGATCTGGTGGCCGTGGCGTATCTGCATGAGCGCGTTCGCCAGCTCGATGAGTCGTATGACCGCTCCCCATCGACTGCGTTGTTGGGACCGGCCGGGCAGATCCACGGCCAAGTCGCCTTCTTGCGGGAACAAGCGAAGAACCCGCGTGTCCGGAAGTCGCTATTCGAAGTTGAAGCCGAGTCGGCAACCGTTATGGGGCAATTGGTGTGGGACGTCAGCCAGCGTCGTGACCACCTTGGACCGATCCGCTATCTGGACGAGGCTGTCAACGCCGCTCAACAGGTGCGGGATCCGTGCGTCGAGGCGTACGCGATCTTGCGCAAGAGCTACGTAGCGCTGTACGGCGAGAACGATCCGATCAAGGGCTTGATGGTGGCCCAGGAGGCTGCCGACGTCGCCGAACCGTGCAGTCCGGCACTCAATGGCCTGGCGATGCTACACGTGGCCGAAGGCTATGCCATGTCCGGCAACCTCAACGACTGCGAGCGAGCACTCAGAGCCGCAGAGGCCCAGTTCGACCGTGTCGACGACGCCGATGTGGCGGCCGAGTATTACTCCATCAACGAGTTCACCCGCCTCGCCGGGAGCTGCTACCTCTTCCTCGGACTGCCCGAGCGGGCTGAACCGATCTTGACGCAGACCGTCGACGCCTTGGCGGGTAAGAAGAAGAGCCAGGCGATCGCCCTGGCCAACCTCACGCTGTCTCTTATCCGCCAACGTAAGCTGGACGAGGCAGCCGATGCCATGCACCGGACGATCGATGCCGTCGAGTTGACTCGCGGTGGTGGTGGTTTGAATCTGGCGTTTGCGGCTGGTAGAGAGTTGTGGCAGTGGCGTGACCAGTCCTGGGTCGGTGACATCAACGATCGACTGCTTGCTTTGATGGCCACCATCTAA
- a CDS encoding 5-formyltetrahydrofolate cyclo-ligase, whose product MTPGPIDQEKQAVRERVWTLLDEAKAVPPDSYGKIPGFFGAEQTAERLAKLDIWKRARTIKSNPDYAQLPIRARALEDGKLLYMAVPKIAGLKPFFRIDPSELDVPAVQAAEKATASKSAKRVGIDEMTPIDMVICGSVAVNRSGARIGKGAGYSDIEVALLIAAGLVTEETTIVATVHQLQVIEEGIPETTHDFSVDVIVTPEEVVECGNRRRPGGIVWGEMPKEKIQAIPVLKDREVG is encoded by the coding sequence ATGACGCCAGGGCCGATCGATCAGGAGAAACAGGCTGTCCGGGAACGAGTCTGGACACTGCTTGATGAAGCCAAAGCGGTGCCGCCGGATTCCTATGGCAAGATCCCCGGGTTCTTCGGCGCTGAGCAGACCGCGGAGCGGCTCGCAAAGTTGGATATTTGGAAGCGGGCCAGAACCATAAAGTCGAACCCCGACTACGCCCAGCTTCCCATTCGAGCCCGAGCGCTTGAAGACGGCAAACTGCTATACATGGCGGTCCCGAAGATCGCTGGTCTCAAACCGTTCTTCCGTATCGACCCAAGCGAGCTAGACGTCCCGGCCGTACAGGCCGCAGAGAAAGCTACGGCGTCAAAGAGTGCTAAGCGTGTTGGTATCGACGAGATGACACCGATCGACATGGTGATCTGCGGCAGCGTGGCGGTCAACCGTTCCGGCGCGCGCATCGGCAAGGGTGCAGGCTACTCCGACATCGAGGTCGCGCTACTGATCGCGGCCGGCTTGGTCACTGAGGAGACGACGATCGTGGCGACGGTGCACCAGCTCCAGGTGATCGAGGAGGGGATTCCCGAGACAACGCACGACTTCAGCGTGGATGTGATAGTGACTCCGGAAGAGGTCGTTGAGTGCGGTAACCGACGCAGGCCGGGTGGCATCGTTTGGGGTGAGATGCCGAAAGAGAAGATCCAGGCAATTCCAGTTCTCAAGGATCGTGAGGTGGGTTAG
- a CDS encoding nucleotidyltransferase domain-containing protein, whose protein sequence is MTLEQKLSGWTAPSSVTEKEKQDRTERLIKRAMEKHEPLSESKWRVFAKGSYANNTNVKLDSDVDIAVECTDCFYSDGDSGESDDTGPYSGIWTPSKFRTEVQAALEAEFAGRVDCSGSTAFRVNPNSSSVDADVVPCFSYRYYYSPGNFREGTKVFKKDGSSLVNYPKQQLDIGRDKNNRTGHAYKKAVRIMKRVENAMVEEDKYKEVPSYLVECLVYNCPDDVLLRSTWVDTIRGVIAHIYNELGGEEPFDDSLRWCEPNDIKYLFHHSQPWGRNDGRRFARGFADAAWDYLGYEP, encoded by the coding sequence ATGACACTTGAACAGAAGCTGAGCGGATGGACCGCACCGTCAAGCGTTACCGAGAAAGAAAAACAAGACCGCACCGAACGACTCATCAAGCGAGCGATGGAAAAGCATGAGCCGTTGAGCGAAAGTAAATGGCGGGTCTTTGCCAAGGGATCTTACGCCAACAATACCAATGTCAAGTTGGACAGTGATGTTGACATTGCAGTGGAGTGCACCGACTGTTTTTACTCAGATGGTGACAGCGGCGAATCCGACGACACAGGTCCTTATTCAGGTATTTGGACTCCCAGTAAGTTTCGCACTGAAGTGCAGGCTGCTTTGGAAGCGGAGTTTGCTGGCCGAGTCGACTGTTCTGGGTCGACAGCCTTTCGGGTGAATCCCAATAGTTCCAGTGTTGACGCGGACGTCGTCCCATGTTTTAGCTACCGCTATTATTACTCTCCTGGAAATTTTAGGGAGGGCACAAAGGTCTTCAAGAAAGATGGGTCAAGTCTCGTTAACTATCCAAAACAACAATTGGATATCGGTAGAGATAAGAATAATCGTACTGGTCACGCATATAAGAAAGCCGTTCGTATTATGAAGCGCGTTGAAAACGCGATGGTTGAAGAAGATAAGTACAAGGAGGTCCCCTCCTATCTCGTGGAATGCCTTGTTTACAATTGTCCAGACGATGTGCTCCTCCGATCCACGTGGGTCGACACTATTCGCGGCGTCATCGCTCACATATACAATGAGCTTGGAGGCGAAGAACCGTTCGACGACTCTTTGCGATGGTGCGAGCCTAATGACATCAAGTACCTATTCCATCACTCTCAACCGTGGGGTCGCAACGACGGACGGAGGTTTGCTCGCGGTTTTGCTGATGCGGCTTGGGACTACCTTGGTTACGAGCCGTGA